The following are from one region of the Silene latifolia isolate original U9 population chromosome 9, ASM4854445v1, whole genome shotgun sequence genome:
- the LOC141598752 gene encoding uncharacterized protein LOC141598752 isoform X1, with protein MTHSTSVTTTLSFLPKIHQFSTKTPAAAAAAQFKSFTYNNDTHINNINIQTQTKTLQNNLKQFLTKQSCGFCKCGRRHFLVPAIATTLLLSFALDFDSNNPNYMDMINNIRPPRADWYEELFASVMNYSMKGYESEIGRYKHDLFSHLKGQAKEILEIGIGTGPNLKYYASDDGVHVIGVDPNRKMEKYARQAAEEAGLAQANFDFVHAVGEILPVKDASVDAVIGTLVLCSVKDVDRTLQEVKRVLKPGGLYVFIEHVAAQDGTFLRLVQNILNPVQQLVADNCHLTRESERYISEAGFSEISSNTTSIPKAFFVNPQVYGIARK; from the exons ATGACCCATTCAACCTCAGTTACTACTACCTTAAGTTTCCTCCCAAAAATCCATCAATTTTCAACAAAAACACCTGCCGCTGCTGCTGCTGCCCAATTCAAATCCTTTACTTATAATAATGACACCcatatcaacaacatcaacatccAAACACAAACAAAAACATTGCAAAACAACCTTAAACAATTCCTTACTAAACAATCTTGTGGGTTTTGTAAATGTGGTAGAAGACATTTTTTGGTGCCAGCTATTGCTACAACTTTGCTTCTTTCTTTTGCATTGGATTTTGACTCAAATAACCCAAATTACATG GATATGATCAACAATATCCGCCCTCCAAGGGCAGATTGGTACGAGGAATTATTCGCCTCAGTCATGAACTATAGCATGAAAGGATACGAATCTGAG ATTGGCAGATACAAGCATGATCTTTTCAGTCATTTGAAGGGACAAGCCAAAGAAATTTTGGAAATTGGGATTGGAACTGGTCCTAATCTCAAATATTATGCCAGTGATGATGGTGTCCATGTTATTGGTGTCGACCCAAACAGAAAGATGGAGAAGTACGCCAGGCAAGCAGCGGAAGAAGCAGGTCTTGCACAAGCGAATTTCGATTTTGTTCATGCT GTGGGAGAGATTTTGCCAGTAAAGGATGCTTCAGTTGACGCTGTCATTGGAACACTTGTACTTTGTTCTGTTAAAGATGTCGATAGGACTCTTCAAG AGGTGAAGAGGGTGCTGAAACCAGGAGGGCTTTACGTGTTTATCGAACATGTGGCAGCACAAG ACGGAACGTTTCTGAGGTTGGTGCAGAACATTTTAAACCCAGTACAGCAGCTGGTTGCTGATAATTGTCACCTGACTAGAGAATCTGAGAGGTACATTTCTGAAGCTGGCTTTTCTGAAATTTCAAGCAACACCACTTCTATCCCGAAAGCCTTTTTTGTGAACCCTCAAGTGTATGGAATCGCTCGCAAATGA
- the LOC141598752 gene encoding uncharacterized protein LOC141598752 isoform X2: MTHSTSVTTTLSFLPKIHQFSTKTPAAAAAAQFKSFTYNNDTHINNINIQTQTKTLQNNLKQFLTKQSCGFCKCGRRHFLVPAIATTLLLSFALDFDSNNPNYMDMINNIRPPRADWYEELFASVMNYSMKGYESEIGRYKHDLFSHLKGQAKEILEIGIGTGPNLKYYASDDGVHVIGVDPNRKMEKYARQAAEEAGLAQANFDFVHAVGEILPVKDASVDAVIGTLVLCSVKDVDRTLQEVKRVLKPGGLYVFIEHVAAQDGTFLRLVQNILNPVQQLVADNCHLTRESERSRH, encoded by the exons ATGACCCATTCAACCTCAGTTACTACTACCTTAAGTTTCCTCCCAAAAATCCATCAATTTTCAACAAAAACACCTGCCGCTGCTGCTGCTGCCCAATTCAAATCCTTTACTTATAATAATGACACCcatatcaacaacatcaacatccAAACACAAACAAAAACATTGCAAAACAACCTTAAACAATTCCTTACTAAACAATCTTGTGGGTTTTGTAAATGTGGTAGAAGACATTTTTTGGTGCCAGCTATTGCTACAACTTTGCTTCTTTCTTTTGCATTGGATTTTGACTCAAATAACCCAAATTACATG GATATGATCAACAATATCCGCCCTCCAAGGGCAGATTGGTACGAGGAATTATTCGCCTCAGTCATGAACTATAGCATGAAAGGATACGAATCTGAG ATTGGCAGATACAAGCATGATCTTTTCAGTCATTTGAAGGGACAAGCCAAAGAAATTTTGGAAATTGGGATTGGAACTGGTCCTAATCTCAAATATTATGCCAGTGATGATGGTGTCCATGTTATTGGTGTCGACCCAAACAGAAAGATGGAGAAGTACGCCAGGCAAGCAGCGGAAGAAGCAGGTCTTGCACAAGCGAATTTCGATTTTGTTCATGCT GTGGGAGAGATTTTGCCAGTAAAGGATGCTTCAGTTGACGCTGTCATTGGAACACTTGTACTTTGTTCTGTTAAAGATGTCGATAGGACTCTTCAAG AGGTGAAGAGGGTGCTGAAACCAGGAGGGCTTTACGTGTTTATCGAACATGTGGCAGCACAAG ACGGAACGTTTCTGAGGTTGGTGCAGAACATTTTAAACCCAGTACAGCAGCTGGTTGCTGATAATTGTCACCTGACTAGAGAATCTGAGAG gtcAAGACACTAA